A portion of the Gammaproteobacteria bacterium genome contains these proteins:
- a CDS encoding YfcC family protein, producing the protein MKLRVPHPLVLLTAGVILAAAASYLLPAGEYERRDDEATGRVVVVAGTYEEVEPNPVNLFEAMVALPRGMIDAADIIFLVFLIGGAFTVVDATGALRRGVTSLTRALQGRDLLIIPVVAVPFAIGGVVQNLQEEIIPLIPVLLILTRRLGFNAMVAVAMSAGAAFVGSAFSPINPFQVAIAQQLAELPLASGALFRIVFLLIALGFWIAMTMRYAHRTRDRGQAGDGAGAGMEEPAEGGDEGEGVRASDWGIFALVGSAFGLAVIGMLLWGWGFNELSAAFFIMGVIVGVLAGLGVAGTTEAYLRGFREMTFAALLIGFARAIYVVLQDGRVVDTIVHGLFTPLEGLPVLASAFGMVAAQAAIHVPVPSVSGQAVLTMPVLVPLSDLLGMSRQVTVLAYQYGAGLCELLTPTNGALMAILASAKIRYEDWIRYVGPLYLGLVAIGMVAIWVALGIGLQ; encoded by the coding sequence ATGAAGCTTCGCGTCCCCCATCCCCTGGTGCTGCTGACGGCCGGCGTGATTCTTGCCGCCGCCGCGAGCTATCTGCTGCCCGCCGGCGAGTACGAGCGCCGAGACGACGAGGCGACCGGGCGCGTCGTGGTCGTCGCGGGAACATACGAGGAGGTCGAGCCCAATCCGGTGAACCTCTTCGAGGCCATGGTCGCGCTGCCGCGCGGAATGATCGACGCGGCCGACATCATCTTCCTCGTTTTCCTGATCGGCGGCGCCTTCACGGTCGTGGACGCGACCGGCGCGCTCCGGCGGGGCGTGACGTCGCTGACCCGGGCGCTGCAGGGACGGGATCTGCTCATCATCCCGGTGGTGGCCGTTCCCTTCGCCATAGGCGGCGTCGTCCAGAACCTGCAGGAGGAGATCATTCCGCTGATTCCGGTGCTGCTGATCCTCACGCGCCGGCTCGGCTTCAACGCGATGGTGGCGGTGGCGATGAGCGCGGGGGCCGCGTTCGTGGGTTCCGCTTTCAGCCCCATCAACCCCTTCCAGGTGGCGATCGCGCAACAGCTTGCGGAGCTGCCGCTGGCCTCGGGCGCGCTGTTCCGGATCGTGTTTCTGCTGATCGCGCTCGGGTTCTGGATTGCGATGACCATGCGCTATGCGCACCGGACGCGGGATCGAGGTCAGGCCGGGGATGGGGCCGGGGCCGGGATGGAGGAGCCGGCGGAGGGCGGCGATGAAGGCGAAGGCGTACGCGCCTCGGACTGGGGGATCTTCGCGTTGGTGGGATCTGCCTTCGGGCTGGCGGTCATCGGCATGCTGTTGTGGGGCTGGGGGTTCAACGAGCTCTCGGCGGCCTTCTTCATCATGGGCGTGATCGTGGGCGTTCTGGCGGGGCTCGGCGTGGCCGGTACCACCGAGGCCTACCTGCGCGGCTTCCGCGAGATGACCTTCGCCGCCCTGCTGATCGGTTTCGCGCGCGCCATCTACGTGGTGCTGCAGGACGGCCGTGTCGTGGACACCATCGTGCACGGGCTGTTCACGCCCCTGGAGGGGCTGCCGGTACTGGCGTCCGCCTTCGGGATGGTGGCGGCCCAGGCGGCGATCCATGTGCCGGTCCCCAGCGTGAGCGGGCAGGCCGTGCTGACCATGCCGGTGCTGGTGCCCCTCTCCGACCTGCTCGGCATGTCGCGCCAGGTGACCGTGCTCGCATACCAGTACGGCGCCGGGCTGTGCGAGCTGCTCACCCCCACCAACGGGGCGCTGATGGCGATCCTGGCGTCCGCGAAGATTCGCTACGAGGACTGGATCCGCTACGTGGGGCCCCTCTACCTGGGGCTGGTCGCCATCGGCATGGTGGCGATCTGGGTCGCGCTGGGGATCGGGCTGCAGTAA
- a CDS encoding alpha/beta hydrolase-fold protein: MTGPGRARTGQLQPVQPRTVPRAGALAASLVTLALACGADNGIAPELPQFPEWIRLPMESGSDVSIAVVRPEVAPMGVVVAFPWGAGDASLLLGLIDSYWDQAAPAVGYAVVGVETYGPDLDEDATAVMSAVMGWIDENFAGASADIVMTGASAGGIGVFHAALAVPDRVGGIIAMPGRYAGEESLESLAGVPVWMMVGEGDARWVEGSETTAERLQDAGAEVTLDILPGQGHVLIVAQDALVQWMEGR; this comes from the coding sequence ATGACCGGGCCGGGCCGGGCCCGCACGGGCCAGCTTCAGCCGGTCCAGCCCCGCACGGTTCCGCGTGCCGGGGCTCTCGCGGCGTCCCTCGTCACGCTTGCCCTCGCCTGCGGAGCCGACAACGGCATCGCGCCCGAGCTACCGCAGTTTCCGGAGTGGATCCGGCTGCCGATGGAGTCGGGGTCCGACGTGAGCATCGCCGTCGTGCGCCCGGAGGTGGCTCCAATGGGCGTCGTGGTGGCGTTCCCGTGGGGCGCGGGCGATGCGAGCCTCTTGCTGGGACTGATCGATTCGTACTGGGACCAGGCGGCGCCGGCGGTGGGATACGCGGTCGTCGGCGTGGAGACCTACGGCCCGGATCTGGATGAGGACGCAACGGCCGTCATGTCCGCCGTGATGGGCTGGATCGACGAGAACTTCGCGGGTGCGTCCGCCGACATCGTCATGACGGGCGCGTCCGCGGGCGGGATCGGGGTCTTCCACGCGGCGCTTGCGGTACCGGACCGTGTCGGAGGCATCATCGCGATGCCGGGGCGCTACGCGGGCGAGGAATCGCTGGAATCGCTGGCCGGGGTGCCCGTCTGGATGATGGTGGGCGAGGGCGACGCCCGCTGGGTCGAGGGATCGGAGACCACGGCGGAGCGCCTGCAGGACGCGGGAGCGGAGGTCACGCTCGACATCCTTCCGGGACAGGGCCATGTGCTGATCGTCGCGCAGGATGCGCTGGTGCAGTGGATGGAAGGGAGATAG
- a CDS encoding amidohydrolase family protein, with protein sequence MRPIRPFPTIRSSFTGVAASRAARRGPAGLAVILVAVLVPGVSLAAQEAGGGDDDEWDVTLARGETRDIDFTTEEGTWMSMDISPDGRWIAFDLLGHVYRVPADGGGEAELLTGGTGVATHYHPRYSPDGSTIAFISDREGQNNLWVMDADGSNPRPVFVDGAIRAVEPAWSADGNYIFVRRQNTTPGGGGGGIWMYHRDGGGGLEVVGDQPQAAWPSPSSDGRYLYFHVYTGPSGLQGRDALAGHWQVRRKDLASGEIVNITSGTAAQQVRASSGSAYAAEISPDGRHLAFARRIAGGTISYRGHTFGPRTALWIRDLDTGREHVAMDPITVDNAEGIKTLRILPGYGWTADGSGIVITQGGKIHRLEVASGDVTTVPFSARVQRTVSEMTRANFRIDDGPFDAKMLRWYALSPDGSRVAFQAVGRIWLAPAGGGAPTRLTSGDGPFEYSPAWSPDGRWVAYTTWEGGEGGHVWKIPSGGGAPEQLTTSPSEYVHPVWAPDGSEIVVTRGSGAASRARSATQNPYWELWRVATAGGAQERITTIPSGAGGLLGNRRQITRASFGPEGRIHFPAGHEAEDGDNVTALMSIAPDGSGPRVHATIPYGDEFVVSPGGDRVAFQEGDNVFWAPLPPGGAGGGPVALEKTGAPVPVTRLTTEGGLFPRWLDNDRLEFGSGQSFFVHDVATAATDTMAIRLSVDRRIPSGTLALTNARVVTLDERAVHESGTVLIEGSRIACVGDCDVSGADRTMDMTGKTIVPGFIDMHAHHYREHKGLIPRRDFESAIYLAYGVTTNLDNSMWSQNVFASAELIRAGEVVGPRTYSTGDPLYRGDAARQNDLTSYEVAEQNINRLASWGATALKQYLQPRRDQRQWVSDIARRKGLMVTSENNDTPYTIGMIMDGQTAFEHPMTYLPMYRDLSRFLGETGAIYSPTFIVGGIGPWNEEFFFAESEVWLDPKQREWLPWRQVIPHMRRRWERPDTDYSFPLIALGMMDVIEAGGWGAIGSHGQAHGIGSHWEIWMVESATDPMTALEVASLHGAVFLGAEADIGSIEEGKLADLLVLNSNPLDDIRNTTDIMYVVQGGIVRDALTLDEVWPGREPYGEHWWVDPDAWRMDNRPVGYWDRGSR encoded by the coding sequence ATGCGCCCCATCCGTCCTTTTCCCACGATCCGATCGTCGTTCACCGGCGTGGCCGCTTCGCGGGCAGCCCGGCGTGGTCCTGCCGGGCTCGCGGTCATCCTCGTCGCGGTCCTGGTGCCCGGCGTTTCTCTCGCTGCCCAGGAAGCCGGGGGCGGGGATGACGATGAATGGGACGTGACCCTGGCCCGGGGCGAGACCCGCGACATCGACTTCACCACGGAAGAAGGGACGTGGATGTCGATGGACATCTCGCCCGATGGCCGCTGGATCGCCTTCGATCTGCTGGGCCATGTCTACCGCGTTCCGGCGGATGGCGGGGGCGAGGCCGAGCTGCTCACCGGGGGCACGGGGGTGGCCACCCACTACCACCCCCGGTATTCGCCCGACGGGTCGACGATCGCCTTCATAAGCGACCGGGAGGGGCAGAACAACCTGTGGGTCATGGACGCGGACGGGTCGAACCCGCGCCCGGTATTCGTCGATGGCGCCATACGGGCGGTGGAGCCGGCGTGGTCGGCGGACGGCAACTACATTTTCGTGCGCCGCCAGAACACCACGCCGGGCGGCGGCGGCGGGGGCATCTGGATGTACCACCGGGACGGCGGCGGCGGGCTTGAGGTCGTGGGCGACCAGCCCCAGGCCGCCTGGCCCTCGCCCTCGAGCGACGGCCGCTACCTCTACTTCCATGTCTACACCGGGCCGTCCGGGCTCCAGGGCCGCGACGCCCTCGCGGGCCACTGGCAGGTGCGGCGCAAGGATCTGGCGAGCGGCGAGATCGTCAACATCACCAGCGGCACTGCGGCCCAGCAGGTGCGCGCCTCGAGCGGGAGCGCGTACGCCGCCGAGATCTCCCCCGACGGCCGCCACCTGGCCTTCGCGCGGCGTATCGCGGGGGGCACCATCTCCTACCGGGGCCACACCTTCGGGCCGCGCACCGCGCTCTGGATCCGGGATCTGGACACGGGACGCGAGCACGTGGCGATGGACCCGATCACGGTCGACAACGCGGAGGGCATCAAGACGCTCCGCATCCTGCCCGGCTACGGCTGGACGGCGGACGGCTCCGGCATCGTCATCACCCAGGGAGGGAAGATCCACAGGCTGGAGGTGGCCAGCGGGGACGTGACCACCGTGCCCTTCTCGGCCCGCGTACAACGCACCGTCTCGGAGATGACGCGCGCGAACTTCCGCATCGACGACGGGCCCTTCGATGCGAAGATGCTCCGCTGGTACGCCCTCTCGCCGGATGGCTCGCGCGTCGCCTTCCAAGCCGTGGGGAGGATCTGGCTCGCGCCGGCCGGAGGGGGCGCCCCCACCCGGCTCACGTCCGGGGACGGCCCCTTCGAGTACTCGCCAGCCTGGTCGCCGGATGGCCGGTGGGTGGCCTACACCACCTGGGAGGGGGGAGAGGGCGGCCATGTCTGGAAGATACCGTCCGGCGGCGGCGCCCCCGAGCAGCTGACCACCTCACCCTCGGAGTACGTGCATCCGGTGTGGGCGCCCGACGGCTCCGAGATCGTGGTGACCCGGGGGAGCGGTGCGGCCTCCCGGGCCCGGTCCGCGACCCAGAACCCGTATTGGGAGCTCTGGCGCGTCGCCACGGCGGGAGGTGCGCAGGAGCGCATCACCACCATCCCCAGCGGCGCCGGCGGGCTGCTCGGCAACAGGCGCCAGATCACGCGCGCTTCCTTCGGGCCCGAGGGGCGCATCCATTTCCCCGCGGGACACGAGGCGGAAGACGGCGACAACGTCACCGCCCTAATGTCGATCGCGCCGGACGGCTCCGGCCCGCGCGTGCACGCCACCATCCCCTACGGCGACGAGTTCGTCGTGTCGCCCGGCGGCGACCGGGTGGCCTTTCAGGAGGGCGACAACGTCTTCTGGGCCCCGCTGCCACCGGGTGGCGCGGGAGGAGGGCCGGTGGCGCTCGAAAAGACCGGCGCCCCCGTCCCGGTCACGCGGCTGACCACCGAAGGAGGCCTCTTTCCGCGTTGGCTCGACAACGACCGGCTGGAATTCGGGAGCGGCCAGTCCTTCTTCGTGCACGACGTAGCGACAGCGGCCACCGACACCATGGCCATCCGCCTCAGCGTCGATCGGCGCATCCCCTCCGGCACCCTCGCCCTGACGAACGCGCGCGTCGTCACCCTCGACGAGCGCGCCGTGCACGAGAGCGGCACGGTGCTCATCGAGGGCAGCCGCATCGCCTGCGTCGGCGATTGCGACGTCTCCGGGGCCGACCGGACCATGGACATGACCGGGAAGACCATCGTCCCCGGCTTCATCGACATGCACGCACACCACTACCGCGAGCACAAGGGGCTCATCCCCAGGCGCGACTTCGAGTCGGCCATCTATCTCGCCTACGGGGTCACGACCAACCTCGACAACTCGATGTGGTCGCAGAACGTCTTCGCCAGCGCGGAGCTGATCCGGGCTGGCGAAGTGGTGGGACCGCGGACCTACTCCACCGGCGATCCCCTCTACCGCGGCGACGCCGCCCGCCAGAACGACCTGACCAGCTACGAGGTCGCCGAGCAGAACATCAACCGCCTGGCATCGTGGGGCGCCACCGCACTCAAGCAGTACCTGCAGCCCCGCCGCGACCAGCGCCAGTGGGTGTCGGACATCGCCCGCCGGAAGGGGCTGATGGTCACCTCCGAGAACAACGACACCCCGTACACCATCGGCATGATCATGGATGGCCAGACGGCGTTCGAGCATCCCATGACCTACCTGCCCATGTACCGCGATCTCAGCCGTTTCCTGGGCGAGACGGGCGCCATCTACTCGCCCACCTTCATCGTGGGCGGGATCGGGCCCTGGAACGAGGAGTTCTTCTTCGCGGAGAGCGAGGTCTGGCTTGACCCGAAGCAGCGCGAATGGCTGCCCTGGCGCCAGGTCATCCCCCACATGCGCCGGCGCTGGGAGCGTCCCGACACTGACTACAGCTTCCCGCTCATCGCCCTGGGGATGATGGACGTGATCGAGGCGGGCGGCTGGGGCGCGATCGGATCGCACGGGCAGGCCCATGGCATCGGTTCCCACTGGGAGATCTGGATGGTCGAGTCGGCCACGGACCCGATGACCGCGCTCGAGGTCGCGAGCCTGCACGGCGCGGTGTTCCTGGGCGCCGAGGCGGACATCGGCTCGATCGAGGAAGGCAAGCTCGCGGATCTGCTGGTGCTCAACTCGAACCCGCTGGACGACATCCGCAACACCACCGACATCATGTACGTGGTGCAGGGGGGCATCGTGCGGGACGCGCTCACGCTCGACGAAGTGTGGCCCGGCCGGGAGCCGTACGGGGAGCACTGGTGGGTCGACCCGGACGCCTGGCGGATGGACAACCGGCCTGTGGGCTACTGGGACCGGGGGAGCCGATGA
- a CDS encoding MerR family transcriptional regulator: MGSYTTSELERDTGFGRRTIAYYVQEGLLPRVGRRGPRTRYPELVRDRLLFIRRVREAEAESEIRPVPLRELRELFEALPPGLVASVAAGDTPMTSDIVSLASLEQRSMVDRVAALRKRLLAQGPAPMPAPPFTEDRTPDLRTMEELEPQGDIDDLAVATPRDIEEPGAMYLAAPRPPASLFEDDVAADAADRHPSTGDPDEEADTLANQLSWVLNELRSQARRRRELAPDSIDTWSQVEVSSDIRLSIRGMADEDAFLLRVAGRLLRQVLESRSSLVERTPGEPGE, from the coding sequence ATGGGCAGCTACACCACGAGCGAGCTGGAGCGCGACACCGGGTTCGGCCGGAGGACGATCGCGTACTACGTGCAGGAGGGCCTGCTTCCGCGGGTGGGCCGGCGAGGGCCGCGCACCCGCTATCCCGAGCTGGTGCGGGATCGGCTCCTCTTCATTCGCCGCGTGCGCGAGGCCGAGGCGGAGAGCGAGATCCGGCCGGTGCCCCTCCGCGAGCTGCGCGAGCTGTTCGAGGCCCTGCCCCCCGGGCTGGTCGCGAGCGTCGCCGCCGGCGATACCCCGATGACCTCCGACATCGTCTCGCTCGCGTCCCTCGAGCAACGCTCCATGGTCGACCGGGTGGCCGCGCTCAGGAAGCGGCTCCTGGCCCAGGGGCCCGCGCCAATGCCCGCGCCCCCGTTCACCGAGGACCGGACGCCCGACCTGCGGACCATGGAAGAGCTCGAACCCCAGGGAGACATAGACGACCTCGCGGTGGCTACGCCGCGGGACATCGAGGAGCCCGGCGCGATGTACCTGGCCGCCCCTCGGCCTCCGGCATCCCTGTTCGAGGACGACGTGGCGGCCGACGCCGCTGACCGGCATCCGAGCACGGGCGATCCGGACGAGGAAGCCGATACCCTCGCGAATCAGCTGTCCTGGGTGCTGAATGAGCTGCGGTCCCAGGCCCGGCGGCGCCGCGAACTCGCTCCGGACTCCATCGACACCTGGTCGCAGGTCGAAGTCAGTTCCGACATCCGGCTCTCGATCCGGGGGATGGCGGATGAGGACGCGTTCCTCCTGCGCGTCGCCGGCCGCCTGCTGCGGCAGGTGCTGGAGAGCCGCAGTTCGCTTGTGGAGCGAACCCCGGGCGAACCCGGCGAGTAG
- a CDS encoding fructosamine kinase family protein, with translation MEPSRGLTAIAVESACRAIGLDFADVLSARPVGGGCINQGTALRTTRGDFFLKWNRQADHRFFGVESEGLETLAASGSVRVPSVIAASGPGDEVAWLLLEWIEEGRPDRRSWIRLGRELAALHRGADPGGPDARFGWSGDNLIGSLPQPNGWSDDWAGFWAERRIRPLARELRERGALSAAQANIVEAVARRAGELVSPAAAADGPSLLHGDLWSGNVLFARDGAPVLIDPAVYVGHREVDLAMADLFGGFSGAFREAYEDAWPLQPAHRRRRPAYQLYPLLVHARLFGGGYAASAAAAARAALGG, from the coding sequence GTGGAGCCGAGCCGCGGTCTGACCGCGATCGCGGTGGAGAGCGCCTGCCGCGCGATCGGCCTGGATTTCGCCGACGTCCTGAGCGCGCGCCCCGTCGGAGGCGGATGCATCAACCAGGGCACCGCCCTTCGCACCACCCGGGGCGACTTCTTTCTCAAGTGGAACCGGCAGGCGGATCATCGCTTCTTCGGCGTGGAGTCCGAAGGCCTGGAGACGCTGGCCGCCTCGGGCTCGGTGCGGGTGCCGTCCGTCATCGCCGCGAGCGGGCCCGGGGACGAGGTCGCCTGGCTGCTCCTGGAGTGGATCGAGGAGGGCCGGCCCGACAGAAGGAGCTGGATCCGGCTGGGCCGGGAGCTGGCCGCGCTGCACCGGGGTGCGGACCCGGGCGGGCCGGATGCCCGCTTCGGGTGGAGCGGCGACAACCTGATCGGATCGCTGCCGCAGCCCAACGGGTGGAGCGACGACTGGGCCGGCTTCTGGGCGGAGCGGCGCATCCGTCCGCTGGCGCGGGAGTTGCGTGAGCGAGGCGCCCTCTCTGCCGCCCAGGCGAACATCGTGGAAGCGGTAGCCAGGCGCGCAGGCGAGCTCGTCAGTCCCGCGGCGGCGGCCGACGGCCCTTCCCTCCTCCACGGCGACCTCTGGTCCGGCAACGTCCTCTTCGCCCGCGACGGCGCGCCCGTGCTCATCGATCCGGCGGTGTACGTCGGGCACCGCGAGGTGGACCTGGCCATGGCCGATCTTTTCGGCGGCTTCTCGGGGGCCTTCCGCGAGGCCTACGAGGATGCCTGGCCGCTCCAGCCGGCCCATCGGCGACGGCGGCCCGCGTACCAGCTCTACCCGCTGCTGGTGCACGCACGGCTCTTCGGAGGCGGCTATGCGGCGTCCGCGGCAGCCGCGGCCAGGGCGGCGCTGGGGGGATAG
- a CDS encoding TolC family protein, whose translation MRLTRVGVVFLTGALASGPLALSGQDGVPRVTLAEALEAFGENSPALRIARAEAAGIAGRARQSRGYANPAFSLLREDLSRSGEDYWEATAGLMQRIEWPGRTVARGVAARHTVTGAEARFRADSLQLVFAVREAYVRAWLAEEAERTIGQAAEMIQGVTRAAEQRLEAGDISGYETRRLRLGRIQAEKDEADAELRARAARRLLASLVLPEVSLHELGPADAIIGVPPAIASGSALDALSRRPDLEAAARELDAARAQHRVANLEWVPDPTVSLAYKEHADGFRGATVGVDLPLPIFNRAGGAREEAAARESAATSGLDLLRRQAELDLVDASDLYSVARERLEVTGEGLLAESEVVLSSARVAYDEGEMTLVEFLDATGAFRDARLSALTLRAEAWIAYYNLVRAMAGGPGEES comes from the coding sequence ATGCGATTGACGCGGGTCGGTGTGGTCTTCTTGACGGGTGCTCTTGCGTCGGGGCCTCTCGCCCTGTCGGGACAGGACGGCGTGCCGCGGGTCACGCTCGCGGAAGCGCTGGAAGCCTTCGGCGAGAACAGTCCCGCGCTGCGCATCGCCCGGGCCGAGGCGGCCGGGATCGCGGGGCGGGCGCGCCAGTCGCGCGGCTACGCCAACCCCGCCTTCTCGCTCCTGCGCGAGGATCTGAGTCGTTCGGGCGAAGATTACTGGGAAGCGACCGCAGGGCTGATGCAGCGGATCGAATGGCCGGGTCGCACCGTGGCCCGCGGAGTGGCTGCCCGCCACACCGTCACCGGGGCCGAAGCCCGGTTTCGAGCGGACTCGCTGCAGCTGGTCTTCGCCGTCCGCGAGGCCTATGTGCGCGCTTGGCTCGCGGAGGAGGCGGAGCGCACCATCGGGCAGGCCGCGGAGATGATCCAGGGGGTCACGCGCGCGGCGGAGCAGCGCCTCGAGGCGGGCGACATCTCGGGGTACGAAACCCGTCGTCTGCGCCTTGGCCGCATTCAAGCCGAGAAGGATGAAGCGGATGCGGAGCTGCGCGCCCGCGCCGCCCGCAGGCTGCTGGCGTCCCTTGTCCTTCCGGAAGTTTCCCTGCACGAGCTGGGACCCGCGGATGCGATAATCGGCGTTCCGCCCGCCATCGCCTCCGGGAGCGCCCTCGATGCCCTTTCCCGGCGTCCTGATCTGGAGGCGGCCGCGCGGGAGCTGGACGCGGCCCGAGCCCAACACCGGGTCGCGAACCTGGAGTGGGTGCCCGATCCCACCGTGAGCCTGGCGTACAAGGAGCACGCGGACGGCTTCAGGGGCGCGACGGTCGGCGTGGACCTGCCCCTGCCGATCTTCAACCGGGCCGGGGGTGCCCGCGAAGAGGCCGCCGCGCGCGAATCGGCGGCCACGTCTGGCCTGGACCTCCTCCGCCGCCAGGCCGAACTCGACCTCGTCGATGCGTCCGATCTGTACTCGGTCGCGCGTGAGCGCCTGGAGGTCACGGGCGAGGGGCTGTTGGCGGAATCCGAGGTTGTGCTCTCATCGGCGCGGGTAGCGTATGATGAAGGCGAGATGACGCTGGTGGAGTTCCTGGACGCAACGGGGGCCTTCAGGGATGCCCGGCTCAGCGCGCTCACCCTGCGGGCGGAAGCCTGGATCGCCTACTACAACCTGGTGCGCGCCATGGCTGGCGGCCCCGGGGAGGAATCATGA
- a CDS encoding efflux RND transporter periplasmic adaptor subunit, whose translation MMRADGVAPVSAVLIALVSGVASALVSRVKTALRPGLAVVLVFGTAALWLIGCGPGVDELPPEPDQAFAGGAVVTHWTDALELFVEYPPHVRGLAGDVWAIHLTWLADWSPVEGGSLTLALQGPGGAREEIVMPAPARAGVFTTAPVLPAAGIWRADLTLSVDGREYPVPVGELEVFESVDALLPDEEVSPPGLITLLKEQQWVMPFAVAAAEEKSIPRSIPAAGEIVAPADGLAHVSVPVTGLVVVQGPTPAPGDRVAAGQTLALIAPTSLDDSFARMQVRVAHAEREAARAERLFAAEAVPERRLLEARHELEVARAAFAAVGGMESPEGDEAAHLYALRSPIGGVIAERHVAPGEQVEAGAHAFTVVNPATLWFIARLPAREAAAAGGVRQAWFTVEGADAIHTTDRVVSTGTVIDPETRTLPLRFAVDNPSGTLKVGMLAEGRLLTGEPVTGVAVPSAAIQDEDGLGVVYVEVGGESFQRRVVEAGPSDGAWTLVTGVASGERVVTEGAYQVFLASLGEADLADHGHTH comes from the coding sequence ATGATGAGGGCGGATGGGGTGGCGCCGGTGTCGGCGGTCTTGATTGCGCTGGTGTCCGGGGTCGCGTCGGCCCTGGTGTCGAGGGTCAAGACTGCGCTGAGGCCCGGGCTCGCCGTCGTGCTGGTGTTCGGGACCGCCGCGCTCTGGCTCATCGGCTGCGGTCCGGGCGTGGACGAACTTCCGCCGGAGCCCGATCAGGCCTTTGCCGGGGGCGCGGTGGTGACCCACTGGACCGACGCGCTCGAACTCTTCGTCGAATACCCCCCTCACGTTCGCGGGCTGGCGGGCGACGTGTGGGCCATCCACCTCACCTGGCTCGCGGACTGGTCGCCCGTCGAGGGCGGCAGCCTGACGCTGGCGCTGCAAGGACCGGGAGGGGCGCGTGAGGAAATCGTCATGCCCGCGCCCGCCCGGGCAGGCGTCTTTACGACAGCTCCGGTGCTGCCGGCCGCGGGCATCTGGCGCGCCGACCTCACCCTCTCGGTCGACGGCCGGGAGTACCCGGTCCCGGTGGGCGAACTCGAGGTCTTCGAGAGCGTGGACGCCCTGCTGCCGGACGAGGAGGTGTCGCCTCCGGGCCTGATCACGCTGCTCAAGGAGCAGCAGTGGGTGATGCCCTTCGCGGTGGCGGCCGCGGAAGAGAAGAGTATCCCCCGTTCGATTCCTGCCGCGGGAGAAATCGTCGCGCCCGCCGACGGCCTCGCGCACGTCTCCGTGCCGGTCACCGGCCTGGTGGTCGTGCAGGGTCCCACGCCCGCTCCGGGGGATCGGGTCGCCGCGGGGCAGACGCTCGCGCTGATCGCGCCCACCAGCCTGGACGACTCCTTCGCGCGCATGCAGGTGCGGGTGGCGCACGCCGAGCGGGAGGCGGCGCGCGCAGAGCGGCTGTTCGCCGCGGAGGCCGTCCCGGAACGCCGCCTGCTGGAGGCGCGGCACGAACTGGAAGTAGCGCGCGCGGCATTCGCGGCCGTAGGCGGGATGGAGTCGCCGGAGGGCGATGAGGCCGCGCACCTGTATGCGCTGCGGAGCCCCATCGGCGGGGTCATCGCGGAGCGCCATGTCGCCCCCGGCGAGCAGGTGGAAGCGGGCGCGCATGCGTTCACGGTGGTCAATCCGGCGACCCTCTGGTTTATCGCCCGGCTGCCGGCACGGGAGGCCGCGGCGGCGGGCGGGGTGCGGCAGGCGTGGTTCACGGTCGAGGGTGCGGACGCGATCCACACCACCGACAGGGTGGTCTCCACCGGGACGGTCATCGACCCCGAAACCCGCACCCTGCCGCTGCGCTTCGCCGTCGACAACCCGAGCGGCACGCTCAAGGTGGGCATGCTCGCCGAGGGGCGGCTGCTCACGGGAGAGCCGGTCACCGGCGTCGCCGTCCCGTCCGCCGCGATCCAGGACGAAGACGGGCTCGGGGTCGTCTACGTCGAAGTCGGCGGAGAGAGCTTCCAGCGCCGGGTGGTCGAGGCGGGGCCATCCGACGGGGCCTGGACCCTCGTCACCGGCGTGGCGAGCGGCGAGCGGGTGGTCACCGAGGGCGCCTACCAGGTGTTCCTCGCGTCGCTGGGCGAAGCAGACCTCGCCGACCACGGCCACACGCACTGA